In Phragmites australis chromosome 24, lpPhrAust1.1, whole genome shotgun sequence, the following are encoded in one genomic region:
- the LOC133907033 gene encoding serine carboxypeptidase-like 18 isoform X1, which produces MLQNSRAAGMPPPVGLGSATMTPRRRTRFPGGPKLWCSWIWMLVFLSSSSCSSSSSSAPLVPGRNKRSSRVITHLPGFPGPLPFHLQTGYEEVDETNGVRLFYYFIRSERSPADDPLMLWITGGPGCSVLTGLAYEIGPLSFDLNGYVDGLPKLVYKNDSWTKVSSVIFLDSPVGAGFSYSDTEQGYKSSDTKAVNQILIFLRKWFDEYPEFLSNPLYIGGDSYSGMIVPTVTSEIARAKEVGGEPALNLKGYLVGNPVTDSNFDDPSIIPFAHGMGLISDEMYEAYKKSCSVGDNSHQSVECTNSLDAIDECVKGIYTNHILEPLCTFASPHPHKPKPRINSGAREMLQLQDYTADAEIHLSEISLKCRTAGYLLSRTWANNATVREALGIHKGTVPSWIRCNYDVPYTSDITSTVKYHLDVTTKGYRSLVYSGDHDMIVPFIGTQAWIRSLNFSIVDNWRPWYVDGQVAGYTRSYSNNLSFATVKGGGHTAPEYMPRQCFAMFERWISGDPL; this is translated from the exons ATGCTACAAAATAGCAGAGCCGCCGGGATGCCTCCACCAGTTGGGCTCGGCTCAGCCACAATGACACCCAGAAGAAGAACACGGTTCCCCGGAGGACCCAAGCTCTGGTGCTCCTGGATCTGGATGCtcgtcttcctctcctcctcttcttgctcctcttcttcctcctcggccCCGCTAGTCCCCGGTCGCAACAAGAGGAGCAGCAGAGTCATCACCCATCTCCCTGGCTTCCCGGGACCCCTCCCCTTCCACCTCCAAACAGG GTACGAGGAGGTGGACGAGACCAATGGAGTCCGCCTCTTCTACTACTTCATCCGCTCGGAGCGCAGCCCCGCCGACGACCCTCTCATGCTCTGGATCACCGGCGGCCCCGGATGCTCTGTCCTCACAGGCCTCGCCTACGAGATTG GCCCTCTCAGTTTCGACCTTAATGGGTACGTTGATGGCCTGCCTAAGTTGGTGTACAAAAATGATTCATGGACCAAG GTGAGCAGTGTCATTTTTCTTGATTCTCCAGTTGGTGCTGGATTTTCATATTCCGACACGGAGCAAGGATACAAGTCAAGTGACACCAAAGCTGTCAACCAAATTCTCATCTTCCTCAGGAAG TGGTTTGATGAGTATCCAGAGTTCTTGTCAAATCCTCTATACATCGGCGGTGATTCATACTCTGGTATGATCGTGCCGACCGTCACCTCTGAAATTGCCAGAG CTAAAGAAGTTGGCGGTGAACCAGCTCTCAATCTGAAG GGCTACCTCGTGGGCAATCCAGTCACAGATTCCAACTTTGATGATCCATCGATAATTCCATTTGCTCATGGGATGGGTCTCATATCCGACGAAATGTATGAG GCGTACAAGAAGAGCTGCAGTGTCGGGGACAACAGCCACCAAAGCGTTGAATGCACAAACAGCCTTGACGCCATAGACGAG TGTGTCAAGGGTATATACACGAATCACATCCTGGAGCCACTCTGCACTTTTGCGAGTCCTCATCCTCACAAGCCGAAGCCGAGGATAAATTCAGGCGCGCGGGAGATGCTACAGCTCCAGGACTACACTGCAGATGCGGAGATTCACTTGTCTGAGATTTCATTAAAATGCAGG ACGGCAGGATATTTGCTGTCAAGGACATGGGCAAACAATGCGACAGTAAGAGAGGCTCTTGGTATTCACAAG GGAACGGTTCCTTCGTGGATAAGATGCAACTACGACGTACCTTATACTAGTGATATTACAAGTACGGTGAAGTACCATCTGGATGTCACCACTAAAGGCTACAGAAGTCTAGTTTACAGCGGTGATCACGACATGATTGTACCTTTTATCGGCACACAAGCATGGATTAGGTCTCTTAATTTCTCTATTGTGGACAACTGGAGACCATGGTACGTCGACGGGCAAGTTGCAGG ATATACAAGGTCATACTCTAATAACCTCTCATTCGCAACTGTCAAG GGTGGTGGGCACACTGCTCCAGAGTACATGCCAAGGCAATGCTTTGCAATGTTTGAAAGGTGGATCTCTGGTGACCCCCTTTGA
- the LOC133907033 gene encoding serine carboxypeptidase-like 18 isoform X2: protein MEAMGMQVRGGGRDQWSPPLLLLHPLGAQPRRRPSHALDHRRPRMLCPHRPRLRDCFDLNGYVDGLPKLVYKNDSWTKVSSVIFLDSPVGAGFSYSDTEQGYKSSDTKAVNQILIFLRKWFDEYPEFLSNPLYIGGDSYSGMIVPTVTSEIARAKEVGGEPALNLKGYLVGNPVTDSNFDDPSIIPFAHGMGLISDEMYEAYKKSCSVGDNSHQSVECTNSLDAIDECVKGIYTNHILEPLCTFASPHPHKPKPRINSGAREMLQLQDYTADAEIHLSEISLKCRTAGYLLSRTWANNATVREALGIHKGTVPSWIRCNYDVPYTSDITSTVKYHLDVTTKGYRSLVYSGDHDMIVPFIGTQAWIRSLNFSIVDNWRPWYVDGQVAGYTRSYSNNLSFATVKGGGHTAPEYMPRQCFAMFERWISGDPL from the exons ATGGAAGCCATGGGCATGCAGGTACGAGGAGGTGGACGAGACCAATGGAGTCCGCCTCTTCTACTACTTCATCCGCTCGGAGCGCAGCCCCGCCGACGACCCTCTCATGCTCTGGATCACCGGCGGCCCCGGATGCTCTGTCCTCACAGGCCTCGCCTACGAGATTG TTTCGACCTTAATGGGTACGTTGATGGCCTGCCTAAGTTGGTGTACAAAAATGATTCATGGACCAAG GTGAGCAGTGTCATTTTTCTTGATTCTCCAGTTGGTGCTGGATTTTCATATTCCGACACGGAGCAAGGATACAAGTCAAGTGACACCAAAGCTGTCAACCAAATTCTCATCTTCCTCAGGAAG TGGTTTGATGAGTATCCAGAGTTCTTGTCAAATCCTCTATACATCGGCGGTGATTCATACTCTGGTATGATCGTGCCGACCGTCACCTCTGAAATTGCCAGAG CTAAAGAAGTTGGCGGTGAACCAGCTCTCAATCTGAAG GGCTACCTCGTGGGCAATCCAGTCACAGATTCCAACTTTGATGATCCATCGATAATTCCATTTGCTCATGGGATGGGTCTCATATCCGACGAAATGTATGAG GCGTACAAGAAGAGCTGCAGTGTCGGGGACAACAGCCACCAAAGCGTTGAATGCACAAACAGCCTTGACGCCATAGACGAG TGTGTCAAGGGTATATACACGAATCACATCCTGGAGCCACTCTGCACTTTTGCGAGTCCTCATCCTCACAAGCCGAAGCCGAGGATAAATTCAGGCGCGCGGGAGATGCTACAGCTCCAGGACTACACTGCAGATGCGGAGATTCACTTGTCTGAGATTTCATTAAAATGCAGG ACGGCAGGATATTTGCTGTCAAGGACATGGGCAAACAATGCGACAGTAAGAGAGGCTCTTGGTATTCACAAG GGAACGGTTCCTTCGTGGATAAGATGCAACTACGACGTACCTTATACTAGTGATATTACAAGTACGGTGAAGTACCATCTGGATGTCACCACTAAAGGCTACAGAAGTCTAGTTTACAGCGGTGATCACGACATGATTGTACCTTTTATCGGCACACAAGCATGGATTAGGTCTCTTAATTTCTCTATTGTGGACAACTGGAGACCATGGTACGTCGACGGGCAAGTTGCAGG ATATACAAGGTCATACTCTAATAACCTCTCATTCGCAACTGTCAAG GGTGGTGGGCACACTGCTCCAGAGTACATGCCAAGGCAATGCTTTGCAATGTTTGAAAGGTGGATCTCTGGTGACCCCCTTTGA